In Acinetobacter pittii, one genomic interval encodes:
- the exbB gene encoding MotA/TolQ/ExbB proton channel family protein, translated as MNFSIYWQHADAVSKTLYFILLAMSIATWTVFILRLMGTRQLKQQAYAQLSQAISSLKAKLQPLSFEQRKAVAEQALLRQISAEKANADKGISVLGTIASIAPFVGLFGTVWGIFHALVAVGKSGQAGLAQVATPVGEALIMTGLGLAVAIPAVLAYNICVRANRGLAHDLQDQAHSLLIDTMLQQDSTVKSDVKTAQQSYVGGQA; from the coding sequence ATGAACTTTTCAATCTATTGGCAACATGCAGATGCAGTGAGTAAAACCCTGTATTTCATCTTATTGGCAATGTCGATTGCTACCTGGACAGTTTTCATCTTACGTTTGATGGGGACTCGCCAGCTAAAACAACAAGCTTATGCTCAACTTTCTCAGGCTATCTCTTCGCTAAAAGCAAAGTTACAACCTTTGAGTTTTGAACAGCGTAAAGCGGTTGCAGAGCAGGCATTACTTCGTCAGATTTCTGCTGAAAAAGCCAATGCTGATAAAGGTATTTCGGTTTTAGGAACGATTGCTTCAATTGCACCATTCGTAGGTTTGTTTGGTACTGTTTGGGGTATTTTCCATGCGCTGGTTGCGGTAGGTAAAAGCGGACAAGCAGGTTTGGCTCAAGTGGCTACACCAGTAGGTGAAGCACTTATTATGACGGGTCTTGGTCTTGCAGTGGCGATTCCTGCGGTATTGGCTTATAACATCTGTGTACGTGCAAATCGTGGTCTTGCTCATGACTTACAAGATCAAGCGCATAGCTTGTTAATTGACACGATGTTGCAGCAAGACTCAACTGTAAAGTCTGATGTTAAAACTGCACAGCAAAGTTATGTTGGAGGTCAAGCTTAA
- the lgt gene encoding prolipoprotein diacylglyceryl transferase: MLTYPNIDPVAIHLGPLQVHWYGLMYLLAFLCAWGLASYRAKQRDGWTSDMVSDLVFYGALGVVLGGRVGYVLFYEFDKFLENPIWLFQVWTGGMSFHGGFLGVMIAMLFWCKKYQKTWFQTLDFIAPCVPTGLMFGRFGNFIGGELYGRAVTDPNYPFGMIFPTDPLQLVRHPSQIYQAICEGLILFIILWWFSSKPRPRMAVSALFLMGYGVARFVMEFFRQPDADQGFILFGWMTKGQILTVPMLLIGLWMMWYAYQKKIYDWGPQKNS; the protein is encoded by the coding sequence ATGCTGACCTATCCTAATATCGATCCGGTCGCAATACATCTAGGACCTCTTCAAGTTCATTGGTATGGACTCATGTATTTATTGGCATTTTTATGTGCTTGGGGGCTTGCTTCCTACCGTGCCAAACAGCGTGATGGCTGGACATCGGACATGGTTTCCGATCTGGTGTTTTATGGTGCCTTAGGTGTCGTTCTGGGCGGTCGTGTCGGCTATGTCCTTTTCTATGAGTTTGATAAATTCCTTGAAAACCCGATTTGGCTCTTTCAAGTCTGGACAGGTGGTATGAGTTTCCACGGCGGCTTTTTAGGCGTCATGATTGCGATGTTATTTTGGTGTAAAAAGTACCAAAAAACATGGTTCCAAACCCTCGACTTTATTGCGCCATGTGTACCAACTGGCCTAATGTTTGGACGCTTTGGTAACTTCATTGGCGGAGAGTTATACGGCCGTGCGGTAACTGATCCTAATTACCCATTTGGTATGATATTCCCAACTGATCCATTACAACTGGTACGCCATCCATCACAAATTTATCAAGCAATTTGTGAAGGCTTAATCCTATTTATTATCTTGTGGTGGTTTAGTTCAAAACCACGTCCACGTATGGCAGTTTCTGCTTTATTCTTAATGGGTTATGGCGTTGCGCGCTTTGTGATGGAATTCTTCCGTCAACCCGATGCGGACCAAGGTTTTATTCTATTTGGCTGGATGACTAAAGGACAAATCCTCACCGTTCCAATGTTGCTGATTGGCCTTTGGATGATGTGGTATGCCTATCAAAAGAAAATTTATGACTGGGGTCCACAAAAGAACAGTTAA
- a CDS encoding ExbD/TolR family protein: MAFQLGEDHDSGMNEMNLIPLIDIMLVLMIIFLVTATVANPSIPLTLPKTTAEIIDPPPKAITISINANGEVAWDTQVISLDELQKRFQEAGQGDVKPTVQLRADKESKYDTVAQVMSRASEAGLSDIAFVSEN, from the coding sequence ATGGCTTTTCAATTGGGTGAAGACCACGATAGTGGCATGAATGAGATGAACCTCATTCCGCTAATCGACATTATGTTGGTGTTAATGATCATTTTTTTGGTCACAGCAACAGTTGCCAACCCATCGATTCCATTAACGCTTCCTAAAACAACTGCTGAAATTATTGATCCACCACCAAAAGCAATTACGATTAGTATCAATGCAAATGGTGAAGTGGCTTGGGATACTCAAGTAATTAGCCTAGATGAGCTTCAAAAACGTTTTCAAGAAGCAGGTCAAGGTGATGTGAAACCAACAGTTCAACTTCGTGCTGATAAAGAGTCGAAGTACGATACTGTTGCTCAGGTAATGTCTCGCGCCAGTGAAGCCGGACTGAGCGATATTGCCTTTGTAAGTGAAAACTAA
- the msrA gene encoding peptide-methionine (S)-S-oxide reductase MsrA: MQQALFGGGCFWCVEAVFLQIRGVEKVTSGYAGGHTTNPTYEEVCQGDTQHAEVILVDFDEAQVTYSQLLDVFFATHDPTTLNRQGNDIGTQYRSVIYYYNEEQKQAAEHTIQTLKNDDLDIVTELSPVPTFYPAEEYHQNYYAKNPSQGYCNFAIPPKLLKLYSKFQHLMKDQ, translated from the coding sequence ATGCAACAGGCATTATTTGGCGGCGGCTGTTTTTGGTGCGTCGAAGCTGTATTTTTACAAATACGCGGTGTAGAAAAAGTAACTAGTGGTTATGCAGGTGGCCACACAACTAATCCTACCTACGAAGAAGTATGTCAAGGAGACACCCAGCACGCTGAGGTGATCTTAGTCGACTTTGATGAAGCGCAAGTAACTTACTCCCAGTTACTCGACGTGTTCTTTGCGACTCACGATCCAACGACTTTAAATCGCCAAGGTAATGATATCGGCACACAATACCGCTCTGTTATTTACTATTATAATGAAGAGCAGAAGCAGGCAGCGGAACACACGATTCAGACTCTAAAAAATGACGATCTTGATATTGTGACTGAGCTGTCTCCTGTCCCGACCTTCTATCCGGCAGAAGAATATCATCAGAACTACTATGCAAAGAATCCTTCACAAGGTTATTGCAACTTTGCGATTCCACCTAAGCTGCTTAAGCTATATAGTAAATTCCAGCATCTGATGAAAGATCAATAA
- a CDS encoding DUF4105 domain-containing protein: MHNIGTREFIIALLFGLLHSLFTLFIVFSSIWVCVALWVQQPFGWLGSRILIGIWIAFALSMAGLYVEGHIISRRTDILIYLLAFACSLVWYFSITARQDRDWNPEVANMLSYEKHGDVITLHNVRNFNWHPDGTYDVRWETRTFDLKQLNGINIITSYWMGPQIAHTLVSFEFKNQQPLVFSIEIRKEKTEEFSAIGGFFRKYELSLIASDEKDIVYTRSNIRKEQVYNFPVNMPRSEQKALFLEYLKKSDELRAEPRWYNTLTSNCTTLIFDMVQAINPYELPKDYRLIASGYLPNYLYDLKALNQNISLKQWYQIAHINPRTENFEQLSDQSSQHFSQIVRQGLPKAK, encoded by the coding sequence ATGCACAATATCGGAACACGTGAATTTATTATTGCTCTACTTTTTGGGCTGCTACATAGTCTATTCACGCTGTTTATTGTGTTCTCTAGTATTTGGGTATGTGTAGCACTCTGGGTTCAACAACCTTTTGGATGGTTAGGCAGCCGCATACTCATCGGTATCTGGATTGCTTTTGCACTGAGTATGGCGGGCTTATATGTTGAAGGTCATATTATTAGCCGCCGTACCGATATCCTGATTTATCTTTTAGCGTTTGCCTGCTCTCTTGTTTGGTATTTTTCCATTACTGCACGTCAAGATCGCGACTGGAACCCAGAAGTTGCCAATATGCTGAGCTATGAAAAGCACGGCGATGTAATCACTTTACACAATGTTCGTAACTTCAACTGGCATCCTGATGGAACTTATGATGTGCGATGGGAAACCCGAACATTTGATCTTAAGCAATTAAATGGCATAAACATCATTACCTCTTACTGGATGGGACCACAAATTGCTCACACACTGGTGAGCTTCGAATTTAAGAATCAGCAACCTTTAGTCTTCTCAATAGAGATTCGCAAAGAAAAAACTGAAGAGTTTTCAGCAATTGGTGGTTTTTTTAGAAAATATGAACTTAGCTTAATTGCTTCTGATGAAAAAGATATTGTCTATACGCGTAGCAACATCCGTAAAGAGCAAGTTTATAATTTCCCAGTCAATATGCCACGTAGCGAGCAAAAAGCGCTATTTTTAGAATATCTTAAGAAATCGGATGAGCTACGTGCAGAACCGAGGTGGTACAACACGCTTACGAGTAACTGTACAACTTTAATTTTTGATATGGTTCAAGCGATTAACCCCTATGAACTTCCTAAAGATTATCGTTTAATCGCTTCAGGTTACTTACCTAATTATTTATATGACCTTAAAGCACTCAATCAAAATATCAGTTTAAAACAGTGGTATCAAATTGCGCATATCAACCCACGTACTGAAAATTTTGAACAGCTTTCAGATCAGAGTAGTCAACACTTCTCTCAAATCGTTCGACAAGGTTTACCTAAAGCTAAATGA
- the thyA gene encoding thymidylate synthase, translated as MRAYLDLLQHILDNGGDKGDRTGTGTRSVFGHQMRFDLSKGFPLLTTKKVHFRSIVIELLWFLKGDTNVQYLKDNKVSIWDEWATAEQTARFGRPEHELGPVYGHQWRNFGATKKADGTYNQDGFDQIKWLINEIKTNPNSRRLIVSGWNPNEAGQVALPPCHTLFQFFVQDNKLSCQLYQRSADVFLGVPFNIASYALLTHMIAQVCGLGVGDFVWTGGDTHLYANHFEQAKLQLTREPLPLCQLKLNPEITDLFDFKFEDIEIVGYESHPAIKAPVAV; from the coding sequence ATGCGTGCATATTTAGACCTACTACAACATATCCTTGATAATGGCGGTGACAAAGGCGACCGTACAGGCACAGGAACCCGTTCTGTATTTGGTCATCAAATGCGTTTTGATCTCTCTAAAGGTTTTCCTTTACTCACCACAAAAAAAGTTCATTTCCGTTCTATCGTGATTGAGTTACTTTGGTTTTTAAAAGGCGACACCAACGTCCAATATCTAAAAGATAATAAAGTTTCAATTTGGGACGAATGGGCAACAGCAGAACAAACTGCTCGTTTTGGCCGCCCAGAACATGAGCTTGGGCCTGTTTATGGTCATCAATGGCGTAATTTCGGTGCAACAAAAAAGGCGGATGGTACTTATAACCAAGATGGTTTTGACCAGATTAAATGGTTAATTAATGAAATTAAAACCAACCCAAATTCACGCCGTTTAATTGTTTCTGGCTGGAACCCAAATGAAGCGGGACAAGTTGCATTACCACCTTGCCATACGCTCTTCCAATTTTTTGTACAAGACAATAAGTTGTCATGCCAGCTTTATCAACGTAGTGCCGATGTATTCTTAGGCGTACCTTTTAACATCGCGAGTTATGCCCTACTCACCCATATGATTGCTCAAGTATGTGGTTTAGGTGTTGGTGATTTTGTCTGGACTGGTGGTGATACGCATCTTTATGCCAACCATTTTGAACAAGCTAAACTTCAATTGACACGTGAGCCTTTACCACTGTGCCAATTGAAACTAAACCCAGAAATAACTGATTTGTTTGATTTCAAATTTGAAGATATTGAAATTGTAGGTTATGAATCACACCCTGCAATTAAAGCACCAGTTGCAGTATAA
- a CDS encoding NRDE family protein, with protein sequence MCIVALAWHVLDDMPLCLMSNRDEFYHRPTALLHQWDHTPIIAGQDLQSGGTWMGITPQGRWAVLTNFRDGRDQKSYETSRGHLVQAFLESDLLPIRFAQQLEQQQQNFAGFNLFMGNADQAVYMSNRGEAPQVLANGVYVVSNGLMSEHWEKTKHLRTRFTQEFLPMLQHQTEELTLQHAAWDILEDERKVTTALLPNTGIQPEMEELLSSTFIQSPVYGTRCSNFLRMTNNKWLWLEKTQQGEHSGQIVQQQVLLNR encoded by the coding sequence ATGTGTATTGTCGCTTTAGCATGGCATGTTCTGGATGATATGCCCTTGTGTCTTATGTCAAATCGGGATGAGTTCTATCATCGACCAACCGCATTATTGCATCAATGGGATCATACGCCGATTATTGCAGGGCAAGACTTACAGTCGGGCGGTACTTGGATGGGAATAACACCTCAAGGTCGATGGGCTGTGTTAACCAATTTTCGTGATGGACGAGATCAAAAGTCATATGAAACTTCTCGGGGCCATTTGGTTCAGGCTTTTTTAGAATCTGATTTATTGCCAATTCGATTTGCTCAACAATTAGAACAACAGCAACAGAATTTTGCTGGCTTTAATTTGTTTATGGGAAATGCGGATCAAGCGGTTTATATGAGTAACCGTGGTGAAGCGCCGCAAGTCTTAGCTAACGGTGTTTACGTGGTTTCGAATGGCTTGATGTCTGAACATTGGGAGAAAACTAAACATTTACGAACACGCTTTACGCAAGAGTTTTTGCCTATGCTTCAGCACCAAACGGAAGAGTTAACTTTACAGCATGCGGCGTGGGATATTCTTGAAGATGAGCGTAAAGTTACGACAGCATTACTACCCAATACAGGCATCCAGCCAGAAATGGAGGAGTTGTTATCCTCAACCTTTATTCAAAGTCCTGTGTATGGAACACGTTGCTCAAACTTTCTAAGAATGACCAATAATAAATGGCTTTGGTTGGAAAAGACCCAACAAGGCGAGCATAGTGGACAAATCGTTCAGCAACAGGTTCTCTTAAATCGATGA
- a CDS encoding PhoX family phosphatase, producing the protein MTELTPYHEDQELDNNTSDNTHFRDILEQHISRRSLITKAASGAVALTLASTLTGCNDSDDDSGSNNGETTPVDPNKKPEKLTFTAVAKNHNDIVTVPEGYEANVIYALGDSINPRVGDWDDNNIPSGPSFQFRSGDCHDGMHFFGLNTSTKNFDESISAEGLLVMNHEYINQTFLHPKGPTKVDGRRPEDEVIRETNAHGVSIVHIKKDAATQKVTIDKNSIFNRRITASTVMEFAGAAAGSGLLATRFSPAGRQTRGTHNNCGNGYTPWGTYLTTEENFIGYFQRSGSDEYARTDAEKIALKRYGLGVKKDEPYLYEKDEKGAPKKDKDGNIIYLKDKNGEFIPNVDEQGRQIYLGTSSRYGWETAIGQVESQDLYDRWNADVKTAQATQDYRNGPNTFGWMVEIDPFDGRQNPVKRTSLGRFAHEDSACRAVVGQPLAFYMGDDSRGEYIYKFVSTAVWDAKDVNRGYTAGDKYMNAGKLYVAKFNNDGTGQWIELAYGKNGLNESNSTYPFKSQADVATFARLAGDAVGATKMDRPEWCTVNPVNGEVYVTLTNNSNRGKDYATDAVNPRNYTDLYNGTKEQKGNINGHIIRFKETDDKTTAETFKWDIYLFGAEASMASNINLSGLTDNNDLSSPDGMWFDPRGVLWIQTDDGAYTDVTNCMMLAALPGQIGDGGTATTSNGQQTLVGAKVTDSTLRRFLVGPKQCEITGIAMTPDHKAIFINVQHPGEDSKSYSTPDSNWPATQKDPSNKTARPRSATVVITRKDGGVIAG; encoded by the coding sequence ATGACAGAGCTGACGCCATATCATGAAGACCAAGAACTGGACAATAATACTTCTGACAATACCCACTTTCGCGACATTTTAGAACAACACATCAGTCGCCGTAGTTTAATTACAAAAGCAGCAAGCGGTGCGGTAGCACTAACTTTAGCCTCTACCTTAACAGGCTGTAATGATAGTGACGATGACTCAGGTTCAAACAATGGTGAGACTACACCAGTAGATCCAAATAAAAAACCAGAAAAATTAACTTTTACCGCAGTTGCGAAAAACCATAACGATATTGTGACTGTACCTGAAGGTTATGAAGCGAATGTCATTTATGCTTTGGGTGATTCAATCAACCCAAGAGTTGGAGATTGGGATGACAATAATATTCCATCAGGCCCAAGCTTCCAGTTCCGTTCAGGGGATTGTCATGACGGCATGCATTTCTTTGGTTTAAATACTTCAACAAAAAACTTTGATGAAAGTATTTCAGCTGAAGGCTTATTGGTGATGAATCACGAATATATCAACCAAACGTTCCTTCACCCCAAAGGCCCAACAAAAGTTGATGGACGCCGCCCTGAAGATGAAGTCATTCGTGAAACCAATGCACATGGGGTTTCTATTGTTCACATCAAAAAAGATGCAGCAACTCAAAAAGTAACAATTGATAAAAACTCTATTTTTAATCGTCGTATTACCGCTTCTACAGTTATGGAGTTTGCAGGTGCAGCAGCTGGTTCTGGCTTGCTTGCAACTCGCTTCTCACCTGCTGGACGTCAAACACGTGGCACTCATAATAACTGCGGTAATGGTTATACGCCTTGGGGCACATACTTAACTACTGAAGAAAACTTTATTGGTTATTTCCAACGTTCAGGTAGTGATGAATATGCACGTACAGATGCAGAAAAAATTGCATTAAAACGTTATGGTTTAGGTGTTAAAAAAGATGAACCTTATTTGTATGAGAAAGATGAAAAAGGTGCTCCTAAAAAAGATAAAGATGGCAATATCATTTACTTAAAAGATAAAAATGGTGAGTTCATCCCTAACGTTGATGAACAAGGGCGCCAAATTTATTTAGGCACAAGTTCACGTTACGGCTGGGAAACAGCAATTGGTCAAGTAGAGTCACAAGACTTGTATGATCGCTGGAATGCTGATGTAAAAACTGCACAAGCTACCCAAGATTATCGTAACGGTCCAAATACATTCGGGTGGATGGTTGAGATTGATCCATTTGATGGACGTCAAAATCCAGTTAAACGTACCTCATTAGGTCGTTTTGCACATGAAGATAGTGCTTGCCGTGCTGTAGTAGGTCAGCCATTAGCGTTTTATATGGGTGATGATTCTCGCGGTGAGTACATCTATAAGTTTGTCTCTACCGCAGTGTGGGATGCCAAAGATGTAAATCGTGGCTATACAGCTGGCGACAAATATATGAACGCGGGTAAATTGTATGTTGCCAAATTTAATAACGATGGTACAGGTCAATGGATTGAGCTTGCATATGGTAAAAATGGCTTAAATGAAAGTAATTCGACTTACCCATTTAAATCTCAAGCAGACGTTGCCACATTTGCACGTTTGGCAGGTGATGCAGTCGGTGCTACAAAAATGGACCGTCCAGAATGGTGTACGGTTAACCCAGTAAACGGCGAAGTCTATGTCACCCTAACCAACAACTCAAATCGTGGTAAAGATTACGCGACCGATGCTGTAAACCCACGTAACTACACAGACCTCTACAACGGCACTAAAGAGCAAAAGGGTAACATTAACGGTCACATTATCCGCTTTAAAGAAACTGATGACAAAACCACTGCCGAAACCTTCAAGTGGGATATTTATCTGTTTGGTGCAGAAGCATCGATGGCTTCAAACATCAACTTGTCTGGCCTAACCGACAATAATGATTTGTCATCTCCAGACGGGATGTGGTTTGACCCACGTGGCGTACTTTGGATTCAGACAGATGATGGTGCTTACACCGATGTTACTAACTGTATGATGCTTGCTGCACTACCAGGCCAAATTGGTGATGGTGGTACTGCAACTACGTCAAATGGCCAACAAACGCTAGTCGGTGCTAAAGTTACAGACTCAACACTACGCCGTTTCTTGGTTGGACCAAAGCAATGTGAAATTACAGGCATTGCCATGACACCTGACCACAAAGCAATCTTTATTAATGTTCAACACCCTGGTGAAGACTCGAAAAGTTACTCGACACCAGACAGTAACTGGCCTGCAACCCAGAAAGATCCAAGCAATAAAACTGCACGTCCACGTTCAGCAACTGTGGTGATTACCCGTAAAGATGGCGGTGTGATCGCGGGTTAA
- the folA gene encoding dihydrofolate reductase, translating to MAWQNVEVVHVVAMDKNHCIGKGNALPWHISADLKHFKEITQGGVVVMGRKTLESMGRALPNRVNWVITRDINWQFDGVKVAYSIEDALNAALEDVKNTEKQALFIIGGGEIFKQTLSIADRLELTHVDLDVQGDAHYPTIPSEFHKIASEQQVDEKSGTSFEFATYKK from the coding sequence ATGGCATGGCAAAATGTAGAAGTTGTCCACGTTGTGGCAATGGACAAGAATCACTGTATTGGTAAAGGCAATGCGTTGCCATGGCATATTTCTGCCGACTTAAAACACTTTAAAGAAATCACCCAAGGCGGTGTGGTCGTAATGGGCCGCAAAACACTTGAGTCTATGGGCCGTGCTCTACCAAACCGTGTGAACTGGGTAATTACCCGTGATATTAACTGGCAATTTGACGGTGTTAAGGTTGCATACTCAATTGAAGATGCTTTAAACGCAGCTTTAGAAGATGTAAAAAATACTGAAAAACAAGCATTGTTCATCATTGGTGGCGGTGAGATATTCAAGCAAACTTTATCAATTGCAGACCGTCTTGAACTCACTCATGTTGACTTAGATGTGCAAGGTGATGCACATTATCCAACAATACCGAGTGAATTTCATAAAATTGCGAGTGAACAGCAAGTTGATGAAAAATCAGGAACTTCATTCGAATTTGCCACTTATAAAAAATAA